One part of the Rutidosis leptorrhynchoides isolate AG116_Rl617_1_P2 chromosome 1, CSIRO_AGI_Rlap_v1, whole genome shotgun sequence genome encodes these proteins:
- the LOC139858862 gene encoding uncharacterized protein gives MGKSGGGGSGGATKKKKGRPSLVELQRRAIEQQKLQQQRSGRRNPNSTSGDGEEEYYDDDDDERKQKKVKLVVRLPQSDQQLNLSSDLIRSSSLNSVSCGSDSNADVVNRKVVSGSDYQGEKIPKAIDSQHGSPLESGPTTPLPDKKLLVFILDRLQKKDTHGVFSEPVDPDELPDYHDVIKQPMDFGTLRTKLDAGLYQNLEELEADVNLICSNAMQYNSSDTIFFRQARSIQELAKRDFDNLRQEGEDGELQPKVVKRGRPPGKQQKKTPGRPPLDRVGPESSSGATLATPEDNTTESTPYNLRKAPPVLYRFQADGLFGSHRSRNGEHNSELLADWNEEFPDRIRRADMKYGNKNLIIDETRRETYKQFHPSNYANDSSLLSNFGGERKQLLAVGLHAEHGYARSLARFAANLGPTVWKVAAKKIEKALPPGTKFGPGVVGDNDISPPSSSFFPSGNLRHVPALINENFPNQPQTPSSSIPNLETVNHLKVERMDHDKRAGSSLQHVRNGFNSMFMNTTSVDNGIEDQA, from the exons ATGGGTAAATCAGGCGGAGGAGGGAGCGGCGGAGCAACGAAAAAGAAAAAAGGCCGGCCATCTTTAGTGGAACTTCAAAGACGTGCAATTGAACAACAAAAATTACAGCAACAGAGATCCGGTCGCCGGAACCCTAATTCAACTTCCGGCGATGGTGAGGAAGAGTATtatgatgacgacgatgatgaaCGGAAACAAAAGAAAGTCAAACTTGTTGTGCGTCTGCCCCAATCTGATCAGCAATTAAATTTATCTTCTGATTTAATTAGATCTTCTTCTCTTAATTCGGTTTCCTGTGGTTCTGATTCGAATGCTGATGTTGTTAATCGGAAAGTTGTATCCGGATCTGATTATCAG GGCGAAAAGATCCCGAAAGCGATTGACTCTCAACATG GGTCACCATTGGAGTCGGGACCCACAACACCTTTGCCAGACAAAAAGTTGTTGGTGTTCATTCTTGACAGGCTTCAAAA GAAGGACACTCACGGGGTTTTTTCTGAACCGGTTGATCCTGACGAG CTTCCTGATTACCATGATGTCATCAAGCAGCCTATGGATTTTGGGACTCTTAGGACCAAACTTGATGCgggactttatcaaaatttggaagaaTTAGAG GCAGATGTTAATTTAATTTGCTCCAATGCAATGCAATATAATTCGTCTGATACCATATTCTTTCGGCAG GCGAGGTCTATACAGGAATTGGCAAAAAGAGACTTTGATAATCTGAGGCAAGAGGGTGAAGATGGTGAATTACAACCAAAAGTGGTGAAAAGAGGCAGGCCACCTGGCAAACAACAAAAGAAGACACCTGGCAGACCGCCACTTGATCGCGTGGGTCCTGAGTCTAGCTCAGGGGCCACTCTTGCAACTCCTGAAGACAACACAACCGAATCTACCCCTTATAACTTACGGAAAGCACCACCGGTGTTGTATAGATTTCAGGCTGATGGTTTATTCGGCTCACATCGTTCACGCAATGGTGAACATAACTCAGAATTATTGGCAGATTGGAACGAAGAGTTTCCAG ATCGCATACGGAGAGCCGACATGAAATATGGGAATAAAAATCTTATTATTGATGAGACTAGACGTGAAACCTACAAGCAATTTCACCCTTCGAATTATGCTAATGACTCTTCTTTGTTGTCAAACTTTGGTGGTGAAAGAAAGCAGTTGCTAGCG GTAGGTTTACATGCGGAGCATGGTTATGCCAGAAGTCTTGCTCGATTTGCTGCAAACCTTGGCCCAACCGTGTGGAAAGTTGCTGCAAAGAAAATTGAAAAAGCTTTGCCACCTGGCACGAAGTTTGGTCCAGGTGTCGTTGGTGATAACGATATTTCccctccatcatcatcatttttcccATCTGGTAACCTAAGACACGTGCCTGCTTTAATAAACGAAAATTTCCCAAACCAACCTCAAACACCGTCATCTTCGATTCCAAATCTCGAAACTGTAAACCACTTGAAAGTCGAGAGGATGGACCATGACAAAAGAGCCGGTTCATCCTTACAACATGTTAGAAACGGCTTTAATAGCATGTTCATGAATACAACATCAGTAGACAATGGGATTGAGGATCAGGCCTGA